From one Marinobacter sp. LV10MA510-1 genomic stretch:
- a CDS encoding sce7725 family protein — MYWPLFRSKQEEMIALKELGSHLGSNLVVPIIKPHDANSRVEGQISRVLQTGLRAALIINTNEGSPVPSIAQIAAMEKNLTNAYPDQVLPTLEVHPDVTASDVSWFLTTYSGRTQVFVHRAHTLSAATFPANGAIHIFESNQVSPHFTSAFSASRRVILRDGFKKQPVNGGYPSASYFDDLVYSYRAHGYDGFGDFATIGDVPYNKGGGQPSHVALHLTEPHQNNTFQCRHFVSSVPPATTDVQTKYFDALAQLVAHTGSPGVGSFSTLGMSDYCNNYAAGTFPGLGSPKRWSTKHHIQLLHSVLTASSAAPWI; from the coding sequence ATGTACTGGCCACTTTTTCGCTCTAAGCAAGAAGAAATGATTGCGCTCAAAGAACTTGGATCCCATTTGGGGAGTAACCTTGTAGTCCCCATTATCAAGCCACACGATGCGAATTCACGGGTTGAAGGGCAGATATCTAGAGTTTTACAAACAGGTTTACGGGCGGCACTCATTATTAATACAAACGAGGGTTCTCCTGTGCCTTCAATCGCACAGATTGCGGCAATGGAAAAAAACTTAACAAATGCGTATCCAGATCAAGTATTGCCCACATTAGAGGTGCATCCCGACGTCACGGCTTCGGATGTGAGCTGGTTTCTGACTACCTACAGTGGGCGAACTCAAGTTTTTGTTCATCGGGCACATACCCTTAGTGCTGCGACTTTTCCCGCAAACGGTGCAATTCACATTTTTGAATCAAATCAGGTATCCCCGCACTTCACTTCCGCATTTTCTGCGTCTCGACGCGTGATTCTTCGTGATGGATTCAAAAAGCAACCTGTTAACGGAGGCTACCCTTCCGCCTCTTATTTTGACGACTTAGTGTACAGTTATCGTGCACATGGTTACGATGGTTTTGGTGATTTTGCAACTATAGGAGATGTGCCTTATAACAAAGGCGGAGGCCAACCGAGTCACGTTGCTCTTCACCTTACAGAACCTCATCAGAATAACACTTTTCAGTGCCGGCATTTTGTTTCTTCTGTGCCGCCAGCAACCACAGATGTTCAGACGAAGTATTTTGATGCTCTGGCACAGTTGGTAGCGCATACGGGATCGCCAGGTGTAGGTTCATTCAGTACGTTGGGAATGTCTGATTACTGTAACAATTATGCTGCAGGCACTTTCCCTGGTTTAGGCTCTCCAAAGCGCTGGTCTACAAAACATCACATTCAATTGCTCCACTCTGTTCTTACTGCGTCTTCTGCGGCCCCTTGGATTTGA
- a CDS encoding transposase: MITLAQILRDHEASLQQHVGARMRPEHHAALRSILACHTPDCGEVRYHCRACQQVQQAYPSCGHRSCPACQHGTNSQWLGRQRQKLLPVDYFLVTFTLPAQLRGFAWHHLRWTCHALFQAARETLCQFACNDKRLGNQLGLVGVLHTHSRRLAFHPHVHIVVPGGGLTGHHWHARAGRYLFNGRALATVFRAKFLTRMREQGFALPESIPKHWVAQCEQVGRGDQALTYLARYLYRGVLREQNIVDYDGEQVTFRYQDSQTRRWQTLTEPASRFLWRVLQHVLPKGLRRVREYGFLHGGARKTLHRLQLRLQVALPGIVTQPRKQRVCPCCGEPMSITLWRRPCRWPVPTTRRRCLA, encoded by the coding sequence ATGATCACCCTGGCGCAGATTCTGCGCGATCATGAGGCCAGCCTGCAGCAGCACGTCGGGGCACGTATGCGACCGGAGCATCACGCCGCCCTGCGGTCGATTCTGGCCTGCCATACGCCGGACTGTGGCGAGGTTCGCTATCACTGTCGCGCCTGTCAGCAGGTGCAACAGGCGTACCCGTCCTGCGGCCATCGCAGTTGCCCTGCCTGTCAGCACGGCACCAACAGCCAATGGCTGGGCCGGCAGCGGCAGAAGCTGTTGCCGGTGGATTATTTCCTGGTGACCTTCACCCTACCGGCCCAGTTGCGGGGCTTTGCCTGGCACCACCTCCGATGGACCTGTCACGCTCTGTTCCAGGCCGCCCGGGAGACGCTGTGCCAGTTCGCCTGCAACGATAAACGCTTGGGCAACCAGCTCGGGCTGGTCGGAGTGTTGCACACCCACTCCCGCCGCTTGGCTTTCCACCCCCATGTCCACATCGTGGTCCCCGGGGGCGGGCTGACGGGCCATCACTGGCACGCCCGGGCCGGGCGATATCTATTCAACGGTCGGGCCCTGGCCACCGTGTTTCGCGCCAAATTCCTCACCCGGATGCGCGAGCAAGGCTTTGCCTTGCCGGAATCGATTCCCAAACACTGGGTCGCCCAGTGCGAGCAGGTCGGCCGTGGCGACCAGGCGCTGACCTATCTGGCCCGCTATCTGTATCGTGGTGTGCTCCGGGAGCAGAACATCGTGGATTACGACGGTGAGCAGGTCACCTTCCGCTACCAGGACAGCCAGACCCGGCGCTGGCAGACCCTGACCGAACCGGCGAGCCGGTTCCTCTGGCGGGTTCTGCAGCATGTCCTGCCCAAGGGGCTGCGACGGGTGCGGGAATACGGGTTCCTGCACGGCGGTGCCCGCAAAACCTTACACCGGCTGCAGTTGCGCTTGCAGGTGGCGCTACCCGGGATAGTCACCCAACCCCGGAAACAACGCGTTTGCCCCTGTTGTGGCGAGCCCATGAGCATCACGCTTTGGCGGCGACCCTGCCGGTGGCCCGTGCCAACAACCCGGCGACGATGTCTGGCATAG
- a CDS encoding tyrosine-type recombinase/integrase encodes MNANEHARFQALHQRYLTELTLRGKSPKTIDLYTRCLRQVCDYFETCPDQLSTDQLQQYFMHLVEHRSWSLVKIARNALQSFYQYVLGKPWEYVPIVKAPKVQTLQDVLSLKEVERLISRTRKLSYQVYFLTTYSLGLRLSESLNLTIADVDSHLMRVHVRCGKGKKDRFVPLPLMTLKALRRYWATHRHPDLLFPGGHPPYASVATSGKPRVMARGGVQKAIKQVALDCGIRKHVHIHSLRHSFATHLLENGVNLRSIQTLLGHASPVTTARYTRMTHEAQQNSALMINALVERLQVDWVTQ; translated from the coding sequence ATGAACGCCAACGAACACGCCCGTTTTCAAGCACTGCACCAACGCTACCTCACCGAACTCACCCTGCGCGGCAAAAGCCCCAAGACCATCGATCTGTACACCCGTTGCCTGCGACAGGTCTGCGACTATTTCGAGACCTGTCCCGATCAGCTTAGCACCGATCAGCTCCAGCAGTATTTCATGCATCTGGTCGAGCATCGGTCCTGGAGTCTGGTCAAGATTGCCCGCAATGCGTTGCAGAGTTTCTATCAGTATGTACTGGGCAAGCCCTGGGAATACGTCCCTATCGTCAAGGCCCCCAAGGTTCAGACCCTGCAGGACGTGCTCTCCCTGAAGGAGGTCGAGCGCCTGATCAGTCGCACACGCAAACTCAGTTATCAGGTCTATTTCCTCACCACCTACAGTCTGGGCCTGCGACTGAGCGAGTCCCTGAACCTGACCATCGCCGATGTCGACAGTCACCTGATGCGGGTGCATGTGCGCTGTGGCAAGGGCAAGAAGGATCGCTTCGTGCCTTTACCGCTGATGACACTCAAGGCCTTGCGGCGCTATTGGGCCACTCACCGTCATCCAGACCTGCTGTTTCCCGGGGGGCACCCGCCGTATGCGTCGGTTGCCACCTCCGGCAAGCCCCGGGTGATGGCCCGGGGTGGGGTGCAGAAGGCCATCAAGCAGGTCGCCCTGGACTGCGGTATCCGCAAGCATGTTCACATTCACTCCCTGCGCCACAGCTTTGCCACCCATCTGCTGGAAAATGGGGTGAACCTGCGCTCGATTCAGACTCTGCTCGGCCACGCCAGCCCGGTAACCACCGCCCGCTACACCCGGATGACCCATGAGGCCCAGCAGAACAGTGCCCTGATGATCAATGCCCTGGTGGAGCGGCTGCAAGTTGACTGGGTGACCCAATGA
- a CDS encoding PhzF family phenazine biosynthesis protein, with the protein MDLEITVVDAFTDSVFSGNPAAVIITDSWLSDDLMQSIAVENNLSETAFLVLSEASTYQIRWFSPLTEIAFCGHATLASAFVLFDKSPELANIKFSAKAVGDFSVGKSESGRIQMDFPNTKPEKIETIPESLISGLSITPTEVYRNSQAYFVVYRSESEVLSVLRNNESLVKLKPLDVVVTCKAETKDYDFISRYFWPANGGDEDPVTGSIHTGLAPFWAERLGKNNLVAYQASERGGVLNCAVSGGRVLISGNAVQYLKGRITI; encoded by the coding sequence ATGGATCTTGAAATAACTGTAGTTGATGCATTTACAGATTCCGTCTTTAGCGGGAATCCAGCAGCAGTGATCATCACGGATAGTTGGCTATCCGACGATTTAATGCAGTCTATTGCTGTAGAAAATAACCTTTCCGAGACAGCTTTTCTAGTTTTGTCTGAAGCATCAACTTATCAGATCCGATGGTTCTCGCCGCTCACTGAAATTGCTTTTTGCGGCCATGCAACTTTGGCCTCTGCTTTCGTCTTGTTTGACAAAAGTCCTGAGCTAGCTAACATTAAATTTTCAGCTAAAGCAGTTGGAGATTTCTCGGTAGGGAAAAGTGAGTCGGGTAGAATTCAGATGGACTTCCCGAACACCAAGCCTGAAAAAATCGAAACTATTCCTGAGAGTCTGATATCTGGTCTTTCCATTACGCCAACTGAAGTCTATCGCAACTCGCAGGCGTATTTTGTGGTCTACAGATCCGAATCTGAGGTCTTGTCTGTGCTTCGTAATAACGAGTCTCTGGTTAAACTTAAGCCCCTTGATGTTGTTGTGACGTGCAAGGCTGAAACAAAGGATTATGACTTCATATCAAGGTACTTCTGGCCTGCAAATGGCGGCGATGAAGATCCTGTAACTGGCTCAATCCACACGGGTCTAGCACCATTTTGGGCAGAACGATTGGGTAAAAATAATTTGGTGGCATATCAAGCCTCAGAACGAGGAGGGGTGCTCAATTGTGCGGTTTCAGGAGGAAGAGTACTAATTTCTGGCAACGCAGTTCAGTATTTAAAAGGTCGCATCACTATTTAG